Genomic window (Gelria sp. Kuro-4):
CCAGGTCCGGCTCCTTGGTGTTGGCCATGACCGCCATGCCCTGGAAGCCGGATACGGAAGCGGTCTCGTAGCTGCCCGCCTTAAAGACGTCTTTCGCCACCGGGAGCAGCCCCATCTTGGCCTTGCCGACCACCTTGGAGTTGGCCGGGTCGTTCATGAGACCGTACTGGAAGGTCCAGTTGGAGTTGAAGGCGCAGTTGCCGGAGATAAAAGCGTCTTTGGCCATGGGCTCGTCCTGCACCAGGGAGTTGGGATCGGCCAGGCCTTTATCGAGCCAGCGTACCATGGTCTCGAGAGCCTTGACGCCGGCACCCTGATTGAAACTGGGTCTGCCTTGGGCATCGAAGGTGTCGCCGCCGTAGGCCCCGGTGAGCCAGACGTACTCGCAGACCAGGCCCTCTTTCTGGTTCCAGGAGTCGGACCACGGGTACTTGACGATGCCCTTTTTCTTCATTGCGGTCATCATCTCTTCCAGCTCTTCCATGGTCTTGGGTGGCTCCTTGTAGCCGGCCTTCTCCAGCAGCTCGGTGTTGTAGAAGAAGAGCTGGAAGTTGGCCAAAAACGGCATGGCCCAGGTCTTGCCGTTGTACTCAAAGGCCGACCAGATGGCCGGGGCGATGTCGTCTTTCTTGATGTCCTTGGCGATCCGGTCGTCGAGCGGCAGAACAAAGCCCTTCTCAGCGAACTCCGCCGTCCAGATGAGGTCAAGTGAGATCACATCGTAGGTGGCGGTAGGTGCGGCCGCGGAGGTCACGATCTTCTCGTGCTGTTCGTCGTATTTAACGAAGGTCAGGTTCACCTTGGCACCGGTTTTGTCTTCAAACTCCTTGATGCGCGCCTCGAACACCGGCGGCTGGTAGCCGGCCTGGGCCATGTAGATCACGTTCAGGGTTTTGCCGGCAAAAGGCTTATCCGCCGCCGGCGCAGGCTCCTTGGGCGTCTCGGCCGCCGGTTTTGGGGCGCAGCCGGCCGTCAGCGTAAGCACCAAGAGGCACACCGTAAGGATCGCCAAAGAACGCTTCAGGTAAGTACGCACCTTTTTCTCCCCCTTCTACCCTTCTTGACCCATCCGCACAACGCATGCAGCCCCCGTTTGTCCCCGTCTCCCGCCCC
Coding sequences:
- a CDS encoding extracellular solute-binding protein, coding for MRTYLKRSLAILTVCLLVLTLTAGCAPKPAAETPKEPAPAADKPFAGKTLNVIYMAQAGYQPPVFEARIKEFEDKTGAKVNLTFVKYDEQHEKIVTSAAAPTATYDVISLDLIWTAEFAEKGFVLPLDDRIAKDIKKDDIAPAIWSAFEYNGKTWAMPFLANFQLFFYNTELLEKAGYKEPPKTMEELEEMMTAMKKKGIVKYPWSDSWNQKEGLVCEYVWLTGAYGGDTFDAQGRPSFNQGAGVKALETMVRWLDKGLADPNSLVQDEPMAKDAFISGNCAFNSNWTFQYGLMNDPANSKVVGKAKMGLLPVAKDVFKAGSYETASVSGFQGMAVMANTKEPDLAWELVKWMTAPEFQAQHLEEMPVWTSVQQDPATLAKDPVMDVKSKEIAAVHHRPKVANYPEVSSIMQKYIHLALEKKMAPQAALDQAVKEIEALQ